A DNA window from Paraburkholderia sp. IMGN_8 contains the following coding sequences:
- a CDS encoding response regulator transcription factor, translating into MNVLMIDSPPLFVAGVADVLWRRDSSCQVWSAQRPEDIYRIREELPPGTVGAVTLEWDERAARMGWPKVLQEALGAVPWLFVVRTVCRQGIADALMAGAAGIVERHASADEFADALCRVASGAIYVPPSYGVGAEVGPAQAQSGDRAFERLTPRQHQVLRLLAEGKSNKQICRVLNVAEGTIKNHLYALFRQIGVSNRTEAALWLARHWTPESAHAQPLVCVTHE; encoded by the coding sequence ATGAACGTTCTGATGATCGATAGCCCGCCGTTGTTTGTGGCGGGGGTGGCCGATGTCTTATGGAGGCGTGACAGCAGTTGCCAGGTGTGGTCGGCCCAGCGTCCCGAAGACATCTACCGCATCCGGGAAGAGCTGCCGCCGGGAACGGTCGGCGCGGTAACGCTCGAATGGGACGAGCGTGCGGCGCGGATGGGCTGGCCGAAGGTGCTGCAGGAAGCGCTGGGGGCGGTGCCGTGGCTCTTCGTCGTCCGCACGGTTTGTCGTCAGGGGATCGCCGATGCGCTGATGGCGGGCGCGGCCGGCATCGTCGAGCGTCATGCGAGCGCGGACGAGTTCGCCGATGCGCTCTGCCGCGTCGCGTCGGGTGCCATCTATGTTCCGCCGAGTTACGGCGTCGGCGCCGAGGTGGGGCCGGCGCAAGCGCAGTCCGGTGACCGCGCATTCGAGCGCCTTACGCCGAGACAGCACCAGGTGTTGCGTCTGCTGGCCGAAGGGAAGTCGAACAAGCAGATCTGCCGGGTGTTGAACGTCGCGGAAGGGACCATCAAGAACCACCTGTATGCGCTTTTTCGGCAGATCGGTGTCAGCAATCGCACGGAGGCAGCGCTGTGGCTCGCGCGTCACTGGACACCTGAAAGCGCGCACGCGCAGCCGCTCGTATGCGTGACGCATGAATAA
- a CDS encoding DUF2589 domain-containing protein, whose translation MFNFFKRRRGAHGSPANDAPHDDATQPPAAQGAIDGDPAAALEAGDPPVTAQQATPAAGGAHTATGTGEGQGAPPGDPPSGRAPPSSASGPPPRGLALDEITRGMQHAAAAANQLLAHQYTAVLDQFFDQHEDGLLTPRTVEVALDAEHTMPVPLVALATPRGLALDRMVVHLTVRADFTEALPVGGLAGGDQRGRFFVTLAPSSAHKDAQGRPAQRDSQHIDIEMQFAALEPPEAIMRVIDEYTHRLVPRALHDKEEQRHA comes from the coding sequence ATGTTCAACTTCTTCAAGCGGCGCCGCGGCGCGCACGGCTCGCCGGCCAACGATGCACCGCATGACGACGCCACGCAACCGCCGGCCGCGCAGGGCGCCATCGATGGCGATCCGGCCGCCGCGCTCGAAGCCGGCGACCCGCCGGTGACTGCGCAGCAAGCCACACCGGCAGCCGGCGGCGCTCACACGGCGACCGGCACTGGCGAAGGCCAGGGCGCACCACCCGGCGATCCACCGTCAGGCCGCGCGCCGCCGTCCAGCGCGAGCGGTCCACCGCCGCGCGGCCTCGCGCTCGATGAAATCACCCGTGGCATGCAGCACGCCGCAGCCGCAGCCAACCAGTTGCTCGCGCATCAGTACACCGCCGTACTCGACCAGTTCTTCGACCAGCACGAAGACGGCCTGCTGACGCCGCGCACCGTCGAGGTCGCGCTCGACGCAGAGCACACGATGCCGGTGCCGCTGGTCGCGCTGGCGACGCCACGCGGACTTGCGCTCGACAGGATGGTCGTCCATCTGACGGTGCGCGCCGACTTCACCGAAGCGCTACCCGTAGGCGGATTGGCCGGCGGCGATCAACGCGGCCGTTTCTTCGTGACGCTCGCCCCGTCATCGGCACACAAGGATGCGCAGGGCCGGCCAGCTCAGCGCGACAGTCAGCACATCGACATCGAAATGCAGTTTGCGGCACTCGAGCCACCCGAAGCGATCATGCGCGTGATCGACGAATACACGCACCGTCTCGTGCCGCGCGCACTGCACGATAAAGAGGAGCAACGCCATGCCTGA
- a CDS encoding DUF2589 domain-containing protein, giving the protein MDANFIGSVINALPMDQMIAGPLKAMITAQTQAAKSYADFLMQVCIQDGKAVAVQFDYDETLVDESGVSKGVVQKTMRIPLLAAIVHPIIAIEEGTIDFEMEITQSEKSSSSTEAGGELQVKLGWGPVSVSMSGRVSHKAEQTRSTDTRAKYSIHTQVKRQPPPEALMRVIDFLTDAATKPVVTDDKSKDVKPLPATPTDGKLIGEVPAGGTAQAGGQQPAHQ; this is encoded by the coding sequence ATGGATGCGAATTTCATCGGTTCTGTCATTAATGCCTTGCCAATGGACCAAATGATCGCCGGTCCATTGAAAGCAATGATTACCGCGCAAACCCAGGCGGCGAAAAGTTACGCCGACTTTCTGATGCAGGTGTGCATCCAGGACGGCAAGGCAGTCGCCGTGCAATTCGACTACGACGAAACTCTGGTCGACGAGTCCGGCGTGTCGAAAGGCGTGGTTCAGAAGACCATGCGCATTCCGTTGCTGGCGGCCATCGTGCATCCCATCATCGCGATCGAAGAAGGCACGATCGACTTCGAGATGGAAATCACGCAGTCGGAGAAGTCGTCGTCTTCCACGGAGGCAGGCGGCGAACTCCAGGTCAAGCTCGGTTGGGGCCCCGTCAGCGTCAGCATGTCGGGGCGTGTGTCGCACAAGGCGGAGCAGACGCGCAGCACCGACACGCGAGCCAAGTACTCGATCCACACGCAGGTCAAACGGCAACCTCCGCCGGAAGCGCTGATGCGCGTCATCGACTTCCTGACGGACGCCGCCACCAAACCGGTCGTGACCGACGACAAGTCGAAAGACGTCAAACCGCTGCCGGCGACGCCGACGGACGGCAAGCTGATCGGCGAGGTCCCAGCCGGCGGTACCGCACAGGCGGGCGGCCAGCAGCCTGCTCATCAGTAA